Proteins encoded together in one Candidatus Nitrosocaldus cavascurensis window:
- the hypE gene encoding hydrogenase expression/formation protein HypE: MVSISMDRITLMHGAGGSLMHNLIQNHILRILKPYMEFEVPLAALDDAGICDGIVFTTDSYTVKPLFFNGGDIGRLAVSGTVNDIACIGGKPLALSLALVMEEGLSLNDLDRILDSIEHTCKEAGVDILTGDTKVVERGSLDRLIVNTSGIGVRNPLLDSNLRYVNRSIRWLLDSNLRAGDKIIISGSIADHGMAVLSAREGYGFASSICSDVRPLNRLIDRALEAGGVVCIKDPTRGGVANLLNEWAEKSHVGIMVYEDKIPIKESVRAAASFLGIDPLEVGNEGKVCIAATPDRAEHVLEAIRECDEGRDAEIIGEATDQFYAVAMRTIIGGTRIIIKPSGDPVPRIC; this comes from the coding sequence ATGGTTAGCATTAGCATGGATAGGATAACGTTGATGCATGGGGCTGGAGGAAGTCTTATGCACAATCTCATCCAGAACCATATACTTAGGATACTCAAACCATACATGGAGTTTGAGGTTCCTCTAGCAGCACTTGATGATGCTGGCATATGCGATGGGATAGTCTTTACAACAGACTCGTACACTGTTAAACCATTATTCTTCAATGGTGGCGATATTGGAAGGTTGGCAGTATCTGGCACAGTTAACGATATAGCATGCATAGGGGGCAAGCCTCTAGCCTTATCACTTGCATTGGTGATGGAGGAAGGGCTATCCTTGAACGATCTTGATAGGATACTTGATAGCATAGAGCATACATGCAAGGAGGCTGGAGTTGATATACTGACTGGGGATACAAAGGTTGTTGAGAGAGGCTCCCTTGATAGGCTGATAGTCAACACCTCTGGCATAGGCGTAAGGAACCCATTGCTAGATAGCAACCTTAGGTATGTGAATAGAAGCATAAGATGGTTGCTAGACTCCAACTTAAGGGCAGGGGATAAGATAATAATCTCTGGCAGTATAGCGGATCATGGTATGGCTGTGCTCTCAGCAAGGGAGGGTTATGGATTTGCAAGCAGCATATGCTCAGATGTGCGCCCGTTGAACAGGCTTATCGATAGAGCACTTGAGGCAGGAGGGGTAGTATGCATAAAGGACCCTACGAGGGGAGGGGTTGCGAACCTACTTAACGAGTGGGCAGAGAAGTCACATGTTGGGATAATGGTATATGAGGATAAGATACCTATAAAGGAGAGTGTTAGGGCAGCAGCATCCTTCTTGGGTATAGATCCTCTAGAGGTTGGTAATGAGGGCAAGGTATGCATAGCAGCAACTCCAGATAGGGCTGAGCATGTGCTTGAAGCGATAAGGGAGTGTGATGAGGGTAGAGATGCTGAGATAATAGGGGAGGCAACAGATCAGTTCTATGCTGTTGCGATGAGAACCATAATTGGGGGTACAAGGATAATAATCAAGCCATCTGGGGACCCTGTGCCTAGGATATGTTGA
- a CDS encoding HypC/HybG/HupF family hydrogenase formation chaperone: MCLAFPGMVIGIDGDYAKVDFGAGVIRDDINIAELASSVKVGDYVLVHAGYAIQILNLEEAYNAIRYWEENLVWKCERCSIASECPLGSIAVARKGIRLGEDGKRNGSSHY, encoded by the coding sequence ATGTGCCTAGCATTCCCTGGCATGGTGATAGGCATAGATGGCGATTATGCTAAGGTTGATTTTGGTGCTGGTGTAATCAGGGATGATATAAATATAGCAGAACTTGCTTCAAGCGTTAAGGTTGGAGATTACGTTCTTGTACATGCTGGTTATGCCATACAGATACTTAATCTAGAGGAGGCATACAATGCTATAAGGTACTGGGAGGAGAACCTTGTATGGAAGTGTGAACGATGCTCTATAGCAAGTGAGTGTCCCCTAGGTTCAATAGCTGTTGCACGTAAGGGTATAAGGTTAGGAGAAGATGGTAAGAGAAATGGTAGTAGTCATTATTGA
- the hypD gene encoding hydrogenase formation protein HypD: protein MVVVVVSGCDSSDDYVTSSSGMHDMHETLSRFRDPLLAKRIVERIHEYADEIDEQLLFMHICGSHEWSITHYGIRSLLPKNVEVRAGPGCPVCITPAADIDAMIDLALEGKIILTYGDMSRAKGSKGYSLLDARALGGDVRLVYSVHDAVLKARREQDKEFIFFAVGFDTTAPPTAYEVLKGIPSNLSLMVSYRYMPPIAGAVMRSSLLGIDGIINPGHSSTITGMKPYYRYFLETKKPQVFCGFEPIDILLGILMLLRQIREDQPMLENEYTRSVTWEGNIVAQKSMDSVFDLGDGYLRGVAVIPECGFMLKDEYSSIDARNRYSLRRRDVREEFVAGARCGEVILDLCDPPECPLYMKECTPSTPKGPTMVSQEGTCKIWAEHGLINSICRL, encoded by the coding sequence GTGGTAGTAGTAGTGGTTAGTGGTTGTGATAGTAGTGATGATTATGTAACAAGCAGTAGTGGAATGCATGATATGCATGAGACTCTCTCAAGGTTCAGAGATCCTCTTCTAGCAAAGAGGATAGTTGAAAGGATACATGAGTATGCTGATGAGATAGATGAGCAACTACTCTTCATGCATATATGTGGCTCTCATGAGTGGAGTATTACCCACTATGGGATAAGATCTCTATTGCCTAAGAACGTAGAAGTTAGGGCAGGACCTGGATGCCCGGTATGCATAACCCCTGCAGCAGATATAGATGCGATGATAGATCTTGCACTTGAGGGCAAGATAATACTCACCTATGGGGATATGTCAAGAGCAAAGGGCTCAAAGGGGTATAGTCTGCTGGATGCTAGAGCATTGGGAGGGGATGTTAGACTTGTCTATAGTGTGCATGATGCCGTACTCAAGGCTAGAAGGGAACAAGATAAAGAGTTCATCTTCTTTGCTGTTGGTTTCGATACAACTGCTCCACCTACTGCATATGAGGTGTTGAAAGGCATTCCTAGCAATCTCAGCCTAATGGTATCATACCGTTACATGCCTCCCATAGCAGGTGCAGTGATGAGATCATCCCTGCTAGGTATAGATGGAATAATAAATCCTGGTCACTCATCAACAATCACAGGCATGAAGCCTTACTACAGGTACTTCCTAGAGACCAAGAAGCCTCAGGTATTCTGTGGCTTCGAACCAATAGACATACTGCTTGGTATCCTAATGCTACTCAGGCAGATAAGGGAGGATCAGCCCATGCTTGAGAATGAGTATACGAGGTCTGTAACGTGGGAAGGTAATATAGTTGCACAAAAGAGTATGGATAGTGTATTTGACCTTGGAGATGGATACCTTAGGGGCGTTGCTGTGATACCTGAGTGTGGCTTCATGCTCAAGGACGAGTATAGCAGCATAGATGCACGCAATAGATACTCGCTTAGGAGAAGGGATGTTAGGGAGGAGTTTGTTGCAGGTGCAAGGTGTGGTGAAGTTATACTAGACTTATGTGACCCTCCAGAGTGCCCATTGTACATGAAGGAGTGTACACCATCAACACCAAAGGGCCCAACGATGGTATCTCAAGAGGGTACATGCAAGATATGGGCTGAGCATGGACTTATAAACTCAATATGTAGGCTATAA